A single Altererythrobacter sp. BO-6 DNA region contains:
- a CDS encoding FadR/GntR family transcriptional regulator has translation MASQYLTRELVEMLGSKIVRGDTPSDGSLPIEADLAKEYETSRTVIREAIKMLTAKGLVGSRPRRGTYVEPESKWNILDPDVLRWILQRRFSFELMRDFLVVREGIEPKAAAAAALRQDKAAIAEIARRLDDMREAEAGRMDSLEADIAFHIAILHASGNRFFVQFSHVIETALRFSIRLTNSAKGVRTASVPDHEKIYVAIEKGDAKSADEAAHALLKEAIRLLDERARSGE, from the coding sequence ATGGCCAGCCAATATCTCACCCGCGAACTGGTTGAAATGCTCGGCAGCAAGATTGTGCGCGGCGATACGCCGTCTGACGGCAGTCTGCCGATCGAAGCGGACCTGGCCAAGGAATACGAAACCTCGCGCACCGTGATCCGCGAAGCGATCAAGATGCTCACGGCCAAGGGGCTGGTTGGTTCGCGCCCGCGCCGCGGCACCTATGTCGAGCCGGAATCGAAATGGAATATCCTCGACCCCGACGTCCTGCGCTGGATCCTGCAACGCCGCTTCTCGTTCGAGCTGATGCGTGACTTCCTGGTGGTGCGCGAAGGGATCGAGCCGAAGGCGGCGGCGGCGGCGGCGTTGCGTCAGGACAAGGCGGCGATTGCCGAAATCGCGCGCAGGCTCGACGATATGCGCGAGGCCGAAGCCGGACGGATGGATTCGCTGGAAGCCGATATCGCTTTCCACATCGCGATCCTCCATGCCAGCGGCAATCGCTTTTTCGTCCAGTTCAGCCATGTGATCGAGACCGCGCTGCGCTTCTCGATCCGGCTGACCAATTCGGCCAAGGGCGTGCGCACCGCCAGCGTGCCCGACCATGAGAAGATCTACGTCGCCATCGAAAAGGGTGACGCCAAGAGTGCGGACGAGGCCGCCCACGCGCTTCTGAAGGAGGCTATCCGCTTGCTCGACGAGCGTGCCCGGTCCGGTGAATAG
- a CDS encoding sulfatase-like hydrolase/transferase → MILATRLALLLALTGAVLGCATNRAQAGDKAARPPNIVIILADDAGYADFGFQGSREFATPNLDALARQGVVYEAAYATMPFCSPSRAGLLTGRYTQRFGYEFNLTHEPTPGVDPAYMGLAVEERTIGDLFQAAGYATIAIGKWHVGSLPQFHPNARGFGHFYGFLGGSSSYFPQAVRPGSFERDGAAVQPEAYLSDDLAREAAAQIAANRDRPFVLYLAFNAVHTPMEALAEDEARFSAIADPQRRRLAAMTWGLDRATGTVLQALRTNGLVDNTLVVFTNDNGGDRIGLDASNAPLRGTKGTLLEGGIRVPFVVRYPDGRGAGERRSEPVSLMDILPTSLDLAGLGVPSNLDGRSLVTAQAKQDRALFWRYDNMAAMRDGDWKMLRYPDRPAELYDLSRDIGETRNLAETQPERLRAMLRRLFAWEGKMSHPRWNTGSFWSQEDVRRYSEEHIATGIARSKAELEDPHPQ, encoded by the coding sequence GTGATACTCGCAACCCGCCTTGCGCTGCTTCTGGCACTGACCGGGGCAGTGCTTGGCTGCGCCACGAACCGCGCGCAGGCAGGCGATAAGGCGGCGAGACCCCCGAACATCGTCATCATCCTGGCCGACGATGCAGGATATGCCGACTTCGGGTTTCAGGGCAGCCGCGAATTTGCGACCCCCAACCTCGATGCGCTGGCAAGACAGGGCGTGGTCTATGAAGCGGCCTATGCCACCATGCCGTTTTGCAGCCCTTCAAGGGCCGGGTTGCTGACCGGCCGTTACACCCAGCGGTTCGGCTATGAATTCAACCTCACCCATGAACCGACGCCCGGAGTCGATCCGGCCTACATGGGGCTGGCGGTTGAAGAGCGGACGATCGGTGACCTGTTCCAGGCAGCGGGTTATGCCACGATCGCAATCGGCAAATGGCACGTCGGCAGCTTGCCGCAATTTCACCCGAACGCGCGCGGGTTTGGGCATTTTTACGGCTTTCTCGGCGGTTCCAGCAGCTATTTCCCGCAAGCGGTAAGGCCCGGTTCCTTCGAACGCGACGGCGCGGCGGTGCAGCCTGAAGCCTATCTGTCAGACGACCTCGCGCGCGAAGCAGCAGCGCAGATTGCGGCCAATCGCGACCGCCCCTTCGTGCTCTATCTCGCTTTCAATGCCGTCCACACACCGATGGAGGCGCTGGCGGAAGACGAGGCGCGCTTCAGCGCGATCGCCGATCCGCAAAGGCGGCGGCTCGCGGCGATGACCTGGGGCCTTGATCGGGCAACCGGCACTGTGCTCCAGGCGCTGCGGACGAACGGCCTCGTCGATAACACGCTGGTTGTCTTCACCAATGACAACGGCGGCGACCGGATCGGGCTGGATGCCAGCAATGCACCACTGCGCGGAACAAAGGGAACTTTGCTCGAAGGCGGCATCCGTGTGCCTTTCGTCGTCCGCTATCCCGATGGCCGGGGGGCGGGCGAGCGGCGCAGCGAGCCAGTTTCGCTGATGGATATCCTGCCGACGTCGCTCGATCTGGCCGGGCTGGGTGTGCCCAGCAATCTCGACGGGCGCTCGCTGGTGACAGCGCAGGCAAAGCAGGATCGAGCGCTGTTCTGGCGCTATGACAACATGGCCGCGATGCGCGATGGCGACTGGAAGATGCTCCGCTACCCCGATCGGCCCGCCGAACTTTACGATCTCAGCCGCGATATCGGCGAAACACGCAATCTCGCAGAAACCCAGCCAGAGCGGCTGCGCGCCATGCTGCGCCGCCTGTTCGCCTGGGAAGGCAAAATGTCGCACCCACGTTGGAATACGGGCTCCTTCTGGTCGCAGGAAGATGTCCGCCGCTATTCGGAAGAGCACATCGCCACCGGGATAGCGCGCAGCAAGGCGGAACTGGAGGACCCGCATCCGCAATAA
- a CDS encoding IlvD/Edd family dehydratase gives MGDTPKKLRSAHSYGKLDRDGFIHRSWMKAQGYPADAFDGRPVIGICNTWSEITPCNSHMRELADYVKRGVWEAGGLPLEFPAMSLGETQMRPTAMLFRNLLAMEVEESIRGNPIDGVVLLGGCDKTTPGQIMGAASVDLPTIVVSSGPMLNGKFRGRDIGSGTDVWKFSEAVRAGEMTQDEFMAAESGMSRSRGTCNTMGSASSFAAISEALGVSLKYNATIPAVDANRQAMSHATGRRIVELVRQDKRLSHFLTREAFENAIRVHAAIGGSTNSVIHLLALAGRVGVELTLDDFDRLAGDMPLLANIMPSGKYLMEDLHYAGGMPALMSAMAEKLHLGVETVSGMTLGEQIAGAEIYNPEVIATPDQPFKERSGIWVLRGNIAPDGAIIKPSAASPNLLKHRGKAVVFETIEDFKERIDDPDLEVDANSILVLKGCGPKGYPGMPEVGNMPLPQKLLAQGVTDMVRISDARMSGTAFGTVVLHTSPETSIGGPLGLVETGDEIELDAEARSVNLLVSDEELARRAALRPPEAFDTTRGYVALHRRHVMQAHLGADLDFLVGSSGAEVKRESH, from the coding sequence ATGGGTGATACGCCTAAAAAACTGCGCAGCGCGCACAGCTATGGCAAGCTGGACCGCGACGGGTTCATTCACCGCTCGTGGATGAAGGCGCAGGGCTATCCGGCCGATGCCTTCGACGGGCGACCGGTGATCGGCATCTGCAACACCTGGTCGGAAATCACGCCGTGCAATTCGCATATGCGCGAGCTGGCAGACTATGTGAAACGCGGCGTGTGGGAAGCGGGCGGGTTGCCGCTCGAATTCCCCGCCATGTCGCTGGGCGAAACACAAATGCGCCCCACAGCGATGCTGTTCCGCAATTTGCTGGCAATGGAGGTCGAAGAATCGATCCGCGGCAATCCCATTGACGGGGTGGTGCTGCTGGGCGGCTGCGACAAGACCACACCGGGGCAGATCATGGGCGCGGCGAGCGTCGACCTGCCGACCATCGTGGTTTCCTCCGGCCCGATGCTCAACGGCAAGTTCCGCGGGCGCGATATCGGCTCGGGCACCGATGTCTGGAAATTCTCCGAAGCGGTGCGCGCGGGCGAAATGACGCAGGACGAATTCATGGCCGCCGAAAGCGGCATGTCGCGTTCACGCGGGACATGTAACACCATGGGTTCGGCCTCCAGTTTCGCGGCGATTTCCGAGGCGCTGGGCGTATCGCTCAAATACAACGCCACGATCCCCGCGGTCGATGCCAATCGCCAGGCGATGTCGCACGCGACCGGGCGGCGGATCGTGGAGTTGGTGCGCCAGGACAAGCGCTTGTCGCACTTCCTCACCCGCGAGGCCTTCGAAAACGCGATCCGCGTGCATGCCGCGATCGGCGGATCGACCAATTCGGTGATCCACCTGCTGGCGCTGGCCGGGAGGGTCGGGGTCGAGCTCACGCTCGACGATTTCGACAGGTTGGCGGGGGACATGCCGCTGCTCGCCAACATCATGCCATCGGGGAAATACCTGATGGAAGATTTGCACTATGCCGGCGGCATGCCGGCGCTGATGTCAGCCATGGCGGAAAAGCTTCACCTGGGCGTTGAGACGGTTTCAGGCATGACGCTGGGCGAGCAGATCGCCGGTGCGGAAATCTACAATCCCGAAGTGATTGCGACTCCGGACCAGCCTTTCAAGGAGCGCTCGGGAATCTGGGTGCTGCGCGGCAATATCGCGCCCGATGGCGCAATCATCAAACCCAGCGCTGCCTCGCCGAACCTGCTCAAGCATCGCGGCAAGGCGGTGGTGTTCGAGACGATCGAGGACTTCAAGGAGCGGATCGACGATCCCGATCTCGAAGTGGACGCAAACTCGATCCTTGTGCTCAAGGGCTGCGGGCCGAAAGGGTACCCGGGCATGCCTGAAGTCGGCAACATGCCGCTGCCGCAAAAGCTGCTGGCGCAGGGCGTGACGGACATGGTGCGCATTTCCGACGCACGGATGAGCGGTACGGCGTTCGGCACGGTTGTGCTGCATACTTCGCCGGAGACATCGATCGGCGGGCCGCTCGGCCTGGTCGAGACAGGCGACGAAATCGAGCTCGATGCGGAGGCGCGCAGCGTCAACCTGCTGGTTTCGGACGAGGAACTGGCGCGCCGCGCCGCTTTGCGTCCACCCGAAGCATTCGACACCACGCGCGGCTATGTCGCGCTCCATCGCCGGCACGTCATGCAGGCACATCTCGGGGCTGACCTCGACTTCCTGGTCGGCAGCAGCGGCGCCGAAGTGAAGCGGGAGAGCCACTGA
- a CDS encoding SDR family NAD(P)-dependent oxidoreductase, whose product MSRYAIYPSLSGVPVFITGGATGIGAAMVEAFAGQGAIVGHIDLAEDAAAELGEAIAEAGHARPWFRKVDVTDVAALKGAIADFAAQAGGLGVLVNNVANDTRHDPLETSEESWRKCMAVNLDCAFFASQQAIELMRVSGKGGSIVNFSSINAVLGPANMPGYVTAKAGLLGMTKALAREYGVDKIRVNTILPGWVVTQRQLDLWLTPEAEAEWMEQVCLKERIEPRDSANLALFLAADDSRMITNQHFVIDGGRV is encoded by the coding sequence ATGAGCCGCTATGCGATCTATCCGAGCCTGAGCGGCGTTCCCGTCTTCATCACCGGCGGTGCGACCGGGATCGGCGCGGCGATGGTCGAGGCCTTTGCCGGGCAAGGCGCGATAGTGGGCCATATCGACCTTGCCGAAGATGCCGCCGCTGAGTTGGGCGAGGCAATTGCAGAGGCAGGCCACGCGCGTCCCTGGTTCCGCAAGGTGGACGTGACCGATGTCGCCGCGCTCAAGGGGGCGATTGCCGACTTTGCCGCGCAGGCTGGCGGGCTGGGCGTGCTGGTCAACAATGTCGCAAACGACACGCGTCATGACCCGCTCGAAACCAGCGAAGAGAGCTGGCGCAAGTGCATGGCGGTCAATCTCGATTGCGCCTTCTTTGCATCTCAGCAGGCGATCGAGCTGATGCGGGTCAGCGGCAAGGGCGGCTCGATCGTCAACTTCTCGTCGATCAATGCGGTGCTCGGCCCGGCCAACATGCCCGGCTATGTCACCGCCAAGGCCGGCCTCTTGGGCATGACCAAGGCGCTGGCGCGCGAATACGGCGTCGACAAAATCCGTGTGAACACCATCCTGCCCGGTTGGGTCGTAACCCAGCGCCAGCTCGATCTGTGGTTGACCCCGGAGGCGGAAGCCGAATGGATGGAGCAAGTCTGCCTGAAAGAACGGATCGAACCGCGCGATTCGGCCAATCTCGCGCTGTTCCTGGCCGCCGATGACAGCCGCATGATCACCAACCAGCATTTCGTAATCGATGGAGGCAGGGTCTGA
- a CDS encoding SMP-30/gluconolactonase/LRE family protein, whose product MDAEQYELVGTIPTQCVLGEGPVWDGRLCALWLTDIQQAQLLRIDWPSQAITRFDLPERLGSLGLTADPEQLVCAFASGFALCRPATGQIDWLFRTEPEYRGVRMNDGRVDRQGRFWAGSMVEREAGSPPERGSLWRLDRADRSTPHILLSGITISNSTCFSPAGDRLYFTDTPSQEIASYALAPEGSISDRRVFTRLAGEAYPDGSEVDAKGRLWNAEWGSGRVTAYNPDGSLFTQINLPVSQATCIAFGGPELDLLFVTTAREGLPDDRLALEPHAGDVLVYRLGVKGLPAPVFRG is encoded by the coding sequence ATGGATGCAGAGCAGTACGAACTGGTCGGGACCATCCCAACGCAATGCGTGCTGGGCGAGGGGCCTGTCTGGGACGGGCGGCTCTGCGCGCTGTGGCTGACCGATATCCAGCAGGCGCAATTGCTGCGGATCGACTGGCCTTCGCAGGCGATAACGCGGTTCGACCTGCCTGAACGGCTTGGGTCGCTCGGGCTTACGGCGGATCCCGAGCAACTGGTCTGCGCCTTTGCCAGCGGGTTTGCACTCTGCCGGCCAGCGACCGGGCAGATCGACTGGCTGTTCCGTACCGAGCCCGAATATCGCGGCGTTCGGATGAACGACGGGCGGGTTGACCGGCAGGGCCGTTTCTGGGCGGGCAGCATGGTCGAGCGCGAAGCGGGTTCCCCGCCCGAGCGCGGCTCGCTGTGGCGGCTCGACCGCGCCGATCGCAGCACGCCGCATATCCTGCTGAGCGGGATCACCATCAGCAATTCGACCTGCTTTTCGCCGGCTGGCGACCGGCTCTATTTTACCGACACGCCGAGCCAGGAAATCGCCAGCTATGCGCTCGCGCCTGAAGGTTCGATATCAGACCGGCGCGTGTTTACGCGGCTGGCAGGCGAGGCCTATCCTGACGGGTCTGAAGTCGATGCAAAGGGGCGTTTGTGGAATGCCGAATGGGGTTCAGGCAGGGTTACCGCCTACAATCCTGATGGCAGCCTATTCACGCAAATCAATCTGCCGGTGTCGCAGGCGACCTGCATCGCGTTTGGCGGACCGGAGCTCGACCTCCTGTTCGTGACGACTGCGCGCGAGGGCCTGCCAGACGATCGGCTGGCGCTGGAGCCGCATGCGGGCGATGTGCTGGTCTACCGCCTCGGCGTGAAGGGCCTGCCCGCGCCGGTCTTTCGTGGTTAG
- a CDS encoding right-handed parallel beta-helix repeat-containing protein has translation MNSGSALTSAFWAVLFALLSLAQSPGLRGEEPGKPGTSYFVSSAGDDQATGESPSQAWRTLERVSEARFDPGDRVLFRAGDTFPGQLRIRSSGAPGMPLVFAHYGQGSKPVIDGGATSDGQFASAIAIWNQQYIEISDLEIANDVRRALPGEPKEASFGISLLNSNGGKLEHFRFRNLTIRDIFAERLSHEDEQAFNRVRIAGIRISTISAGGKEVPSYFRDVVIEDSHFERSGRFGVMITHDGAGEGYRDAHTRDPDTEFNRDIVIRNNRFFDMGGSAVLLSGARMVLVENNDFTRTGSSLVPARMVGRGSGAWVFNSAEVVAQHNRSNHVRGYKDSYGMHVDFGNRDILYQYNFSHDSEGGFVEILGRNRNIIWRYNISVNDGLREKVGNTLWLSPFSRGTVPSDEIYIYNNTVFVRPGLYPDLDFRARRICLEQHLLCLTRSDDRRDDAARAERRRARAAGQSLFRAGKRGFSGTRSAGRSDGSALRRSRFERGGGISTARWQSRAGWWCDGPTSAISSSGAGRTSHGQRSAGG, from the coding sequence GTGAATAGCGGGAGTGCGCTCACCAGCGCTTTCTGGGCGGTGCTCTTCGCACTGCTTTCGCTGGCACAATCACCGGGCTTGCGTGGTGAGGAACCCGGCAAACCAGGGACAAGCTATTTCGTAAGCAGCGCCGGTGACGATCAAGCAACTGGCGAGAGCCCCTCCCAGGCGTGGCGAACCCTCGAACGTGTAAGCGAGGCGCGTTTCGATCCAGGCGACCGGGTCTTGTTCAGGGCCGGCGATACCTTCCCCGGCCAGTTGAGGATCCGATCTTCCGGTGCGCCGGGCATGCCATTGGTGTTTGCGCATTATGGCCAAGGGAGCAAGCCTGTCATCGACGGCGGAGCTACGTCTGATGGGCAGTTTGCCTCCGCCATCGCAATCTGGAACCAGCAGTACATCGAGATCAGCGATCTCGAGATTGCCAATGACGTTCGCCGCGCGCTTCCCGGCGAGCCGAAGGAGGCGAGTTTCGGCATAAGCCTGCTGAATTCGAATGGCGGAAAGCTTGAGCATTTTCGCTTCCGCAACCTGACCATCAGGGACATCTTTGCCGAACGGCTCTCGCACGAAGATGAGCAGGCTTTCAACCGGGTACGGATCGCCGGCATCCGCATTTCCACCATTAGTGCCGGAGGCAAGGAAGTGCCCTCCTATTTCCGCGATGTCGTTATCGAGGACAGCCATTTCGAACGCAGCGGACGCTTCGGTGTGATGATCACCCACGATGGGGCGGGGGAGGGATATCGGGATGCGCACACCCGCGATCCCGACACCGAATTCAACCGCGATATCGTGATCCGCAACAACCGCTTTTTCGATATGGGCGGAAGCGCCGTCCTGCTGTCCGGCGCGCGCATGGTACTGGTGGAAAACAATGATTTCACGCGCACCGGATCGTCACTGGTGCCAGCTCGAATGGTAGGCAGGGGCAGTGGAGCCTGGGTGTTCAATTCGGCTGAAGTCGTGGCCCAGCACAATCGATCGAACCATGTCCGCGGCTACAAGGACAGCTACGGTATGCATGTCGATTTTGGTAACCGCGACATCCTCTACCAGTACAATTTCTCGCATGACAGCGAGGGCGGGTTCGTCGAGATTCTCGGCAGGAACCGCAACATTATCTGGCGCTACAACATCAGCGTGAACGACGGCCTGCGCGAGAAGGTCGGAAATACGCTGTGGCTCAGCCCGTTTTCGCGCGGGACCGTCCCCTCCGATGAAATCTATATCTATAACAACACGGTGTTCGTGCGCCCGGGTCTCTATCCCGATCTCGATTTCCGCGCGCGGCGCATATGTTTGGAACAACATCTTCTATGCCTCACGCGAAGCGATGATCGGCGAGACGATGCGGCTCGAGCTGAGCGGCGGCGAGCTCGAGCTGCAGGGCAATCTCTTTTTCGGGCGGGTAAACGAGGCTTTTCGGGCACTCGATCAGCAGGCCGTAGCGATGGATCCGCGCTTCGCCGATCCCGGTTCGAGCGTGGCGGCGGGATATCAACTGCGCGCTGGCAGTCCCGCGCTGGGTGGTGGTGCGATGGTCCGACATCCGCGATTTCCAGCAGCGGGGCGGGGCGTACTAGCCACGGTCAGCGAAGTGCCGGTGGTTGA
- a CDS encoding arylsulfatase, whose protein sequence is MRHAFRLAATLITLAAIAACAPVDQSAPRVTAQADRPPNIIIFYADDLGYGDLGSYGAEGLPTPNVDRLAREGVRFTDGHAAAATCTPSRYALLTGEYGFRSKAEILPGDAPLLIRPDKYTIADMLSERGYRTAVIGKWHLGLGDGAVDWNAEVKPGPLEIGFDYSFLLPATGDRVPTAYLENHRIVGLDPADPLSVSYKEKIGDRPTGYENPELLRYKADRQHSDTIINGVSRIGHMKGGKSAEWVDEEFHQVFTEKAKSFIRESKDQPFFIYFAFHDPHVPRLPAKRFQGATTMGPRGDAIVQMDWMTGQIIAELERLGLDQNTLVIFSSDNGPVLNDGYEDGAVELLGNHKPAGPLRGGKYSAFEAGARVPTIAWWPGRIAPGTSNAVVSQVDLFASLASLTGAKLRPDVAIDSRNQLGAWLGSDPMGRDLLFKEWVAGLVLRERDLKFIAPLRNPDQAAFVAGKGIESGASNTAQLYDLSRDIGETRNLARDRPEDVSRMRALLNAIVSRTRFEGER, encoded by the coding sequence ATGAGGCATGCATTCCGCCTTGCGGCAACGCTAATCACGCTGGCAGCTATTGCTGCCTGCGCTCCGGTAGATCAGTCCGCACCGCGTGTGACGGCGCAGGCGGATCGGCCGCCCAACATCATCATCTTCTATGCCGATGACCTCGGCTATGGCGATCTGGGTTCCTATGGGGCCGAAGGCTTGCCCACGCCCAATGTCGACCGGCTGGCGAGGGAGGGTGTACGGTTTACGGACGGGCATGCGGCAGCGGCCACCTGCACCCCTTCGCGCTATGCGCTGCTGACGGGGGAATACGGTTTTCGCAGCAAGGCCGAGATCCTGCCCGGTGATGCGCCGCTGCTGATCAGGCCGGACAAATACACCATCGCCGATATGCTGTCAGAGCGCGGCTATCGCACCGCTGTGATCGGCAAATGGCATCTGGGCCTTGGTGACGGCGCGGTTGACTGGAACGCCGAAGTCAAACCCGGACCGCTGGAGATCGGCTTCGATTATTCGTTTCTCTTGCCTGCGACCGGCGACCGCGTGCCGACCGCCTATCTCGAGAACCACCGCATCGTCGGGCTCGATCCGGCTGACCCGCTGAGCGTCAGCTACAAGGAAAAGATCGGCGACCGGCCAACCGGATACGAAAACCCCGAGCTGCTGCGCTACAAGGCTGACAGGCAGCACTCCGATACGATCATCAACGGGGTCTCGCGGATCGGTCACATGAAGGGCGGGAAATCGGCCGAATGGGTGGATGAGGAATTCCACCAGGTCTTCACCGAAAAGGCAAAGAGCTTCATTCGCGAGAGCAAGGACCAGCCCTTCTTCATCTATTTCGCGTTCCACGATCCGCATGTGCCGCGCCTACCGGCCAAGCGTTTCCAGGGTGCGACGACAATGGGCCCGCGCGGCGACGCCATTGTCCAGATGGACTGGATGACCGGACAGATCATCGCCGAACTCGAACGCCTGGGTCTCGACCAGAATACGCTGGTGATCTTCAGCAGCGACAATGGCCCGGTGCTGAATGACGGTTATGAGGACGGGGCGGTCGAATTGCTCGGCAACCACAAGCCCGCCGGGCCGCTGCGCGGCGGAAAATACTCTGCCTTCGAGGCGGGCGCGCGGGTACCGACGATTGCCTGGTGGCCAGGACGCATCGCACCGGGGACCAGCAATGCCGTGGTGAGCCAGGTTGACCTGTTCGCTTCGCTCGCATCGCTAACCGGCGCGAAACTCAGGCCCGATGTGGCGATCGACAGCCGCAACCAGCTCGGCGCCTGGCTTGGAAGCGATCCCATGGGGCGCGACCTGTTGTTCAAGGAATGGGTCGCGGGGCTCGTCCTGCGCGAGCGCGATCTGAAGTTCATTGCCCCGCTGCGCAATCCGGACCAGGCTGCATTCGTTGCGGGCAAAGGCATCGAAAGCGGCGCCAGCAATACAGCGCAGCTCTACGATCTCAGCCGCGATATCGGCGAAACCCGCAATCTTGCGCGCGATCGCCCTGAGGACGTGTCGCGGATGCGCGCCTTGCTCAACGCCATTGTCTCGCGCACGCGGTTCGAGGGTGAGCGGTGA
- a CDS encoding sulfatase-like hydrolase/transferase, whose translation MIGQFKMRAIGTAIALITVVFASASVKSPALAGQEAVADERPNIIVIITDDQGYRDVGFNGSEEIPTPNIDRIAHEGVRFTRGYVTFPVCGPSRAGLLTGRHQSRFGFDRNPNADPSDPRGGLPRSEEMISEMLKRSGYYSMAIGKWHMGTHETLRPRVRGFDEFYGFLEGGHDYFPENTVFEDISDSKKPYDWYRTKLVDNGKRVHFKQYLTDELSDRAVEFVRRRSGAEQPFFLYLAYNAPHSPLQATEKYLNRFPDIADPKRRTYAAMISAVDDGVGKLLDELDRSGKAENTLIFFLSDNGGVVTAETGEQPIANNAPLRGGKSQLFEGGVRVPFAMRWPARIIGGKDYTRPVSSMDIVGTITSQLAIEVRPDRPLDGVDLMPYLLGEKTGDPQPVLFWRKFDQGQHAMVIGDLKYIFNGQNGVMFNLREDVGEKKNIGPANKGNMAQLEKVYQVWNGKMAPKPAFPPLGTWPKPGGKAGKQGGSQ comes from the coding sequence ATGATCGGCCAGTTCAAAATGCGGGCCATCGGGACGGCGATTGCCTTGATCACGGTCGTTTTCGCTTCGGCGTCTGTAAAGTCACCCGCGCTGGCCGGGCAGGAAGCTGTTGCCGACGAGCGTCCCAACATCATCGTGATCATCACCGATGACCAGGGCTATCGCGACGTTGGCTTCAATGGCAGCGAGGAAATTCCCACCCCGAACATCGATCGCATCGCCCACGAGGGTGTTCGCTTTACCAGAGGTTACGTGACCTTCCCGGTCTGCGGTCCCAGCCGTGCAGGACTTCTCACCGGACGCCACCAGTCGCGCTTCGGTTTCGATCGCAACCCCAATGCCGACCCGTCCGATCCGCGCGGCGGCCTGCCGCGTTCGGAAGAAATGATCTCCGAAATGCTCAAGCGTTCGGGCTATTATTCAATGGCCATCGGCAAATGGCACATGGGAACCCATGAGACGCTGCGCCCGCGGGTGAGGGGCTTTGACGAATTCTATGGCTTCCTTGAGGGCGGGCACGACTACTTTCCGGAAAACACGGTGTTCGAGGACATCTCGGATTCGAAGAAGCCCTATGACTGGTATCGCACGAAGCTGGTCGACAATGGCAAGCGCGTGCACTTCAAGCAGTACTTGACCGATGAGTTGAGCGACCGGGCGGTTGAATTCGTCCGCCGCCGCTCCGGGGCAGAACAGCCGTTCTTCCTCTACCTCGCCTACAACGCGCCGCATTCGCCGCTGCAGGCGACCGAGAAGTATCTGAACCGGTTCCCGGATATCGCCGATCCGAAGCGACGCACCTATGCCGCGATGATCAGCGCGGTTGACGATGGCGTGGGGAAATTGCTCGATGAACTCGATCGATCGGGCAAGGCGGAAAATACGCTGATCTTCTTCCTTTCCGACAATGGCGGCGTTGTCACGGCGGAAACCGGCGAACAGCCAATCGCCAACAACGCTCCGCTGCGGGGCGGCAAGAGCCAGCTGTTCGAAGGCGGCGTTCGCGTGCCGTTTGCGATGCGCTGGCCGGCGCGGATCATTGGCGGCAAGGACTACACCCGGCCGGTCAGCTCGATGGACATTGTCGGCACGATTACCAGCCAGCTTGCGATCGAAGTGCGCCCTGATCGCCCGCTCGATGGCGTGGACCTCATGCCCTACCTGCTTGGCGAAAAGACCGGCGATCCGCAGCCGGTGCTGTTCTGGCGCAAGTTCGACCAGGGCCAGCACGCCATGGTGATCGGAGACCTCAAATACATCTTCAATGGCCAGAACGGCGTAATGTTCAACCTGCGCGAGGACGTTGGGGAGAAGAAGAACATCGGCCCGGCCAACAAGGGCAATATGGCGCAGCTCGAAAAGGTCTACCAGGTCTGGAATGGCAAGATGGCGCCGAAGCCGGCCTTCCCGCCACTTGGGACGTGGCCGAAGCCCGGCGGTAAGGCTGGCAAGCAGGGAGGCAGCCAATGA
- a CDS encoding 2-dehydro-3-deoxy-6-phosphogalactonate aldolase: MHHELAGRLPLVAILRGLEPDRAVEVAEALIEAGFDILEVPLNSPEPLRSIGSIADALGERALVGAGTVLTTQQVDALNDVGARLVVSPNCNPAVIERTASHGMVSLPGVLTPTEMFTALGAGASGLKIFPAELFSPGAVKAVKAVLPPAAPVYVVGGINAGNMREYLNAGAAGFGMGSALFKPGKPTSEIARDAAAIVAAYRAAAV, encoded by the coding sequence ATGCATCATGAGCTTGCCGGGCGGTTGCCACTGGTCGCCATTCTGCGCGGGCTGGAACCGGACCGCGCGGTGGAGGTTGCCGAGGCGCTGATCGAGGCCGGATTCGATATCCTCGAAGTTCCGCTCAATTCACCTGAGCCGCTGCGCAGTATCGGCTCAATAGCCGACGCACTGGGCGAACGGGCGCTGGTTGGCGCAGGGACCGTGCTGACGACCCAACAGGTCGATGCGTTGAACGACGTGGGCGCGCGACTGGTGGTTTCGCCCAATTGCAACCCCGCGGTGATCGAGCGCACGGCGAGCCATGGAATGGTATCCTTGCCCGGCGTCCTGACCCCGACCGAGATGTTTACCGCGCTGGGCGCGGGTGCAAGCGGGCTCAAGATTTTCCCGGCCGAACTGTTTTCGCCCGGCGCCGTGAAGGCGGTGAAAGCCGTGTTGCCACCTGCAGCGCCGGTCTATGTCGTTGGCGGCATCAATGCCGGCAATATGCGCGAATACCTCAATGCCGGAGCGGCTGGATTCGGGATGGGCAGCGCATTGTTCAAGCCGGGCAAGCCGACCAGCGAGATCGCGCGTGACGCGGCAGCAATTGTGGCAGCCTATCGCGCTGCGGCTGTTTGA